The Aureispira anguillae genome contains a region encoding:
- a CDS encoding DUF3883 domain-containing protein: protein MEINHLYQTITNEELSEFMKKRRKDYLDDPLLMIENYNTEISNTSEYFGRQLLEMIQNANDECDTTKAKKVLIKLDKDSLIIANNGNPFSRGGVESLLYSNLSPKVKEENKVGQKGLGFRSVLNWSEEIYIASYNLHIRFSKTHAEDFLKGMIRDKPQIRKTISSKTNVEYPISILRCPLVEDKKNLKKLPQYDTVIELKLKEDSYQDIIDQINKEIIPEILVFLHKLEEIEVQSPEHNFILSKKIEPDKIIVTKSDRFYSQEKLESSVWFLLEEKGQIKSGNQTKNYELKIAYNPNQVPKVQKLFSYFRTEVDFPYPVLAHGTFELSANRNVLKENQDGFNKLLLDKLASLLVKCAFKITKNGGCNYAPLKLVIPSIGQHSSLNTDKWNFHQLLNNHIKEIAIFPTVTGVYIRLSDAPKFYLNNIEHLIPKDKIYEFKNLLQYIDDKGIQDYLQRYGQELRYTDSELTKKINLLIETDSLETNQRVEWIYYLCSKTSNFYSSQFPVLPNLLLNSEGIPIKTGDEIILPSDEKVYTLPQGVNFQFIQKNLYLRLKGRFDKGGTRQMVENLKLYKAIEYAANVVIQKIISNLKSTIDLKEKPIKDTISILHSTLYEIYRNQPEDYKFPSTTSPYLITREGNLKPANQLYFWKEYQGGEIMEGLMFELDFDVFVGTLNQNGLESKFKSPLEAHSYFSWLGVTHTPRKVNYIIRAPKFRNDDYLNYAIRSLKFPYIVSYNSENYTLQDLSDCNTFHANLLWYEYFDEIINSADIEYILAWLIHDRELHNSISFDTESTTSYLKFYPYKAKYSRGVQYSDIKSYIRYKLQSCEFIPVGNNKKVKPEECLMEIGNLAPLINSPIIDFNAEVFKSNKIEKNHILFILKSLGIKEDLKDLSLNNIYRYLNLHSKCFNKDRRNIQSFYMLVLEATKNYLLEDYEDSEERKIYLEEGVILVSQNGLTDYASINEATYVNNPNFSTDLLNKLKIAKLPSRAGNKRIQTLFGIQPLDYIKFHVNQVYSSNQKLNKEFVEELNDIKPFLFTYRFNKGLKKTQINDELSSLKSLKVITCYDLDVVYKLNDKEHQLELKEYEYIQDESSKVYYIKINRSYSSYYDLKKNFRFKETVSDIICGALKVSENRKDFKELLGEEASTWALILTREFLNYNELEKEIAEKFDGALTSEQRFWKIIFEVTKKEYNSQDLISFDAIYKRLEISLSKDQFLHFYRQIDYQNLSAFENIAPFQCLFKALSIDVQDFNLAGYKSLNVEDYWRNRMRSFHQDFILRYSTFLYTQGDSHSFLENRNTLKEFNRFQYENSFFFDVEEHHRQVLCNTFLDLSYDKILSTKAIDLESIFHENLTSFKAQLKKEGYFDNKLFHEKMRNNNFKDAIYFNEIIDLIEEFRLLHNQNQNESNGSNVNIGGEQISFDDTNIESLMTAIEANVKTGKIKITDYAPEKVETSATTGKKTGKQTSNSNQNKNRPEDIGFIGEKYAYELLKQKYDKVTWVSEYALKAGCSYGTDGLGYDFECVQGNETRFVEVKSSVTSSCSFYISKNEVNTGHTHERIYDILVITDLLSDNINCKYLKNIFEYENNESFLTNSKFLVENDTYRIRFK, encoded by the coding sequence ATGGAAATTAATCACCTTTACCAAACTATTACTAACGAAGAGCTTAGTGAGTTCATGAAAAAGAGGAGAAAAGATTATCTTGATGATCCTCTTCTAATGATAGAAAATTATAATACAGAAATTTCAAACACTTCTGAATATTTTGGCCGTCAGTTGCTCGAAATGATTCAGAATGCGAATGATGAATGTGATACAACAAAAGCCAAAAAGGTATTGATTAAGTTAGATAAGGATAGTCTTATCATTGCTAATAATGGAAATCCTTTTTCAAGAGGAGGTGTTGAGTCTTTATTATATTCTAATCTGAGCCCCAAGGTAAAAGAAGAAAATAAGGTAGGTCAAAAAGGTCTTGGTTTTCGATCTGTATTAAATTGGTCGGAAGAAATATATATAGCAAGTTATAATCTCCATATTCGTTTTTCTAAAACTCACGCTGAAGATTTTCTAAAAGGAATGATTCGTGATAAACCTCAAATTAGAAAAACGATATCCAGTAAAACCAATGTCGAGTACCCCATTTCTATTCTAAGATGTCCTTTGGTTGAAGACAAAAAAAACTTAAAAAAATTACCTCAGTATGATACTGTAATTGAACTTAAATTAAAAGAGGATAGTTACCAAGATATTATCGATCAGATAAACAAGGAGATTATTCCTGAAATCCTTGTATTTCTTCATAAACTAGAAGAAATTGAAGTTCAAAGTCCAGAGCATAACTTTATACTTTCTAAGAAGATAGAACCAGACAAAATAATTGTAACTAAAAGTGATAGATTTTATTCACAAGAAAAATTAGAATCTTCTGTCTGGTTTCTTCTTGAGGAAAAAGGACAAATAAAAAGTGGTAACCAAACTAAGAATTATGAACTAAAGATAGCTTATAATCCTAACCAAGTGCCAAAGGTTCAGAAACTATTCTCATATTTTAGAACAGAGGTAGATTTTCCATACCCTGTCTTAGCACATGGAACGTTTGAGTTAAGTGCAAATAGAAATGTCTTAAAAGAGAATCAAGATGGCTTCAATAAACTACTGCTAGATAAGCTAGCTTCTTTGCTAGTAAAGTGTGCCTTTAAAATTACGAAAAATGGGGGATGCAATTATGCTCCTCTAAAGTTAGTTATTCCTTCAATTGGGCAGCACTCGAGTCTAAATACAGATAAATGGAACTTTCATCAGTTACTAAATAATCATATAAAAGAAATCGCTATTTTCCCAACGGTAACTGGCGTTTATATAAGACTTAGTGATGCCCCAAAGTTCTATTTAAATAACATTGAGCATTTAATTCCAAAGGATAAAATATATGAGTTTAAAAACTTATTGCAGTATATAGATGATAAAGGTATTCAAGACTATCTACAAAGATATGGTCAAGAACTTAGATATACAGATAGTGAGCTTACAAAAAAAATAAATCTATTAATCGAAACTGATTCATTAGAAACAAATCAAAGGGTAGAATGGATTTACTATTTATGTTCAAAGACTTCTAATTTTTATAGCTCTCAATTTCCTGTTTTGCCCAACTTACTACTAAATTCAGAAGGAATTCCTATTAAAACAGGAGATGAAATTATTCTTCCATCAGATGAAAAGGTTTACACCCTACCTCAAGGAGTAAATTTTCAATTTATACAAAAGAACCTGTATTTAAGATTAAAAGGGCGTTTTGACAAAGGAGGAACACGCCAAATGGTCGAAAATTTAAAATTGTATAAAGCTATTGAATATGCGGCAAATGTTGTGATTCAAAAAATAATATCTAATCTAAAAAGTACTATAGATTTAAAGGAAAAACCTATAAAAGATACAATCTCTATCCTCCACTCAACACTTTATGAAATATATAGAAACCAACCTGAAGATTATAAATTCCCTAGTACAACATCACCTTATTTAATAACTAGAGAGGGGAATTTAAAACCAGCTAATCAACTCTATTTTTGGAAAGAGTATCAAGGGGGAGAAATAATGGAAGGGTTAATGTTTGAATTAGACTTTGATGTATTTGTCGGAACTTTAAATCAAAATGGGTTAGAGAGTAAATTTAAGTCTCCCCTTGAGGCTCATTCATACTTTTCCTGGTTAGGAGTAACACATACCCCAAGAAAAGTAAATTATATAATTAGGGCACCCAAATTTAGGAATGATGATTACTTAAATTATGCAATCAGAAGTTTAAAATTTCCATATATAGTCTCCTATAATAGTGAAAACTATACTCTTCAAGATCTTTCAGACTGTAATACATTTCACGCTAATCTTCTGTGGTATGAATATTTTGATGAAATAATAAATAGTGCAGATATTGAATATATATTAGCTTGGTTAATTCATGATAGAGAACTTCATAATAGTATATCCTTTGATACAGAAAGCACTACTTCCTATTTAAAGTTTTATCCATATAAAGCTAAGTATAGCAGGGGGGTACAATATTCTGATATAAAATCCTATATACGTTACAAGTTACAATCATGTGAATTCATACCAGTTGGGAATAACAAGAAAGTGAAACCAGAGGAGTGTTTAATGGAAATAGGGAACTTAGCTCCATTAATTAATTCACCAATAATAGATTTTAATGCTGAAGTTTTTAAAAGTAACAAAATAGAGAAAAATCATATTTTATTTATTCTTAAAAGTTTAGGGATAAAAGAGGATTTAAAAGACTTGTCTTTGAATAACATATATCGTTATTTAAACCTTCACTCTAAGTGCTTTAATAAAGATAGGAGAAATATCCAAAGTTTCTACATGCTAGTTCTTGAGGCGACTAAGAATTATTTATTGGAAGATTATGAAGATTCTGAAGAACGAAAGATATACTTAGAAGAGGGGGTAATCTTAGTTTCCCAAAATGGGCTTACAGATTATGCCTCTATCAATGAGGCTACTTATGTTAATAATCCCAATTTTAGTACAGACTTACTTAACAAACTAAAAATTGCTAAACTACCATCGAGAGCAGGTAATAAGAGAATTCAAACTCTTTTCGGTATCCAACCCTTGGATTACATAAAGTTCCATGTGAATCAAGTATATAGTTCAAATCAAAAATTGAATAAAGAATTTGTAGAAGAACTAAATGATATTAAACCATTCTTATTTACATATCGATTCAATAAAGGTTTGAAGAAGACACAAATTAATGATGAGTTATCTTCTCTTAAATCACTAAAGGTTATAACATGCTATGATTTAGATGTTGTTTATAAATTAAATGATAAGGAACATCAACTAGAGTTAAAAGAGTATGAATATATTCAGGATGAATCTTCTAAAGTTTATTATATAAAAATAAATAGGAGCTACTCTAGTTATTATGATTTGAAAAAAAATTTTAGATTCAAAGAGACTGTTTCAGATATTATATGTGGTGCACTGAAAGTTAGCGAGAATAGAAAAGACTTTAAAGAATTACTTGGAGAAGAAGCTAGTACCTGGGCTCTTATTCTAACGAGGGAATTTCTCAATTATAATGAGTTAGAGAAAGAAATAGCAGAAAAATTTGATGGTGCTCTAACAAGTGAACAACGTTTCTGGAAAATAATTTTTGAAGTAACTAAGAAAGAATACAACTCTCAAGATTTGATAAGTTTTGATGCTATTTATAAAAGGTTAGAAATATCTTTGAGTAAAGATCAGTTTCTACACTTTTATAGACAGATTGATTATCAGAATTTATCTGCTTTCGAAAATATAGCACCTTTTCAATGCTTATTTAAGGCACTAAGTATTGATGTGCAAGATTTTAATTTAGCAGGTTATAAAAGCTTGAATGTTGAAGACTATTGGCGAAATCGAATGAGATCTTTCCATCAAGATTTTATATTAAGATATTCTACTTTCTTATATACTCAGGGAGATTCACATTCATTTTTAGAGAACAGGAATACCCTAAAAGAATTTAATAGATTCCAATATGAAAATTCATTCTTTTTTGATGTTGAGGAGCACCATAGGCAAGTATTATGTAATACTTTCTTAGATTTATCATATGATAAAATTCTATCTACAAAGGCAATTGATTTAGAAAGCATATTCCATGAAAATTTAACCTCTTTTAAAGCTCAACTAAAAAAGGAAGGCTACTTTGATAATAAGCTTTTTCATGAAAAGATGAGAAATAATAATTTTAAAGATGCAATATATTTCAATGAGATAATAGACTTAATAGAAGAGTTTCGGTTGTTACATAATCAGAATCAGAACGAAAGTAATGGTAGTAATGTAAATATAGGAGGAGAGCAAATTTCATTTGATGATACTAATATTGAAAGCCTGATGACCGCTATAGAGGCAAATGTTAAAACAGGAAAGATAAAAATAACGGATTATGCTCCAGAGAAAGTGGAAACTTCTGCTACTACAGGAAAAAAGACAGGAAAACAAACCTCTAACAGCAATCAAAATAAAAATAGACCAGAAGATATAGGGTTTATTGGAGAAAAGTATGCCTATGAACTACTTAAACAGAAGTATGATAAGGTTACTTGGGTTTCTGAATACGCCTTAAAGGCAGGTTGTTCATATGGAACTGATGGGTTAGGTTATGACTTTGAATGTGTACAAGGTAATGAGACAAGATTTGTAGAAGTAAAAAGTTCAGTAACATCTAGTTGTTCTTTCTATATAAGTAAGAATGAGGTTAATACAGGGCATACTCATGAAAGAATATATGATATTCTTGTAATAACAGATTTGTTATCTGATAATATAAATTGTAAGTATCTTAAAAATATATTTGAATATGAGAACAATGAAAGTTTTTTAACGAATAGTAAATTCCTTGTTGAAAATGATACTTATAGAATTAGGTTTAAGTAA
- a CDS encoding AAA family ATPase — protein MQKEFLELENMLDARYPIVYLASPEYSRIVQTVRRIAFQKNYVFHTWDIAAGLQTHTRKLNTTDLGDVIKHPDHKTTKSPDGLLEEILKGKEEFLNKKEIFLLEDAHKYFNRGDKFVVLLRKLTHFLKKYNKHILLLSPFSKLPVEIEKYITVVNIPLPDKNDLETRLDAVNRGAPEINPDLKKMILDAAAGLTDTEADLAFRLAKVKTGLNSKDAIKAIIREKEQIIKKSGILDYYHVNEKMNTSVGGLDRLKEWLTLRKKSFERKAKKFGLTEPKGILLLGVPGTGKSLTAKSISQEWNQPLLKLDIGRVFQAEVGSSENNIRNAIATAEAVAPCILWIDEIEKGLSVGGGEKDGGTNSRVFSTILTWMQEKTKAVFVVATANNISNLPPELLRKGRFDEIFFVDLPTKKEREDIFRIHLKKYNQEKAITNFESILESTVHFNGAEIAEAVKEAMFIAYLEDSENPEISSAHLLQAIKATVPLAKTMRTKINKLREWAKTRARFASSDKNNEDLPLLLNDDKSKEEDTRTQREIQEDIF, from the coding sequence ATGCAGAAAGAATTTTTAGAATTAGAGAATATGCTCGATGCTAGATATCCTATAGTATATTTAGCATCCCCCGAATATAGTAGGATAGTTCAGACTGTTAGACGTATTGCTTTTCAAAAAAATTATGTATTCCATACGTGGGATATTGCAGCAGGACTTCAAACTCATACCAGAAAGTTGAATACAACTGATTTAGGTGATGTAATCAAGCATCCTGACCATAAAACAACTAAAAGTCCTGATGGGCTTTTAGAAGAAATATTGAAAGGGAAAGAAGAATTTCTAAATAAAAAAGAAATCTTCTTATTAGAGGACGCACATAAATATTTTAACAGGGGAGATAAATTTGTTGTACTACTTAGAAAACTGACACATTTTCTTAAGAAATATAACAAGCATATTTTATTGTTGTCTCCGTTTAGTAAATTACCTGTAGAAATAGAAAAATATATAACTGTGGTAAATATTCCTCTACCAGATAAGAATGATTTAGAAACGAGGTTAGATGCAGTTAATCGTGGTGCCCCTGAAATCAATCCTGATCTAAAGAAGATGATTTTGGACGCAGCTGCTGGGTTAACTGACACAGAAGCTGACCTAGCTTTTCGCTTGGCAAAAGTAAAAACAGGATTAAATAGTAAGGATGCAATTAAAGCTATTATTAGAGAAAAAGAACAAATAATAAAGAAGAGTGGTATCCTTGATTACTATCATGTAAATGAAAAAATGAATACTAGTGTAGGAGGCTTAGATAGGTTAAAAGAATGGTTGACACTGAGAAAAAAATCTTTCGAGAGAAAGGCAAAAAAATTCGGACTTACTGAGCCCAAAGGTATTTTATTACTAGGTGTTCCAGGAACTGGAAAAAGCTTAACCGCAAAGAGTATTTCCCAAGAATGGAATCAGCCTTTACTTAAGCTGGATATTGGACGTGTTTTTCAAGCTGAGGTAGGAAGCAGTGAAAACAATATTCGAAATGCAATAGCAACAGCTGAAGCAGTTGCCCCATGTATTCTTTGGATTGATGAAATCGAAAAAGGTTTAAGTGTAGGAGGTGGTGAGAAGGATGGTGGGACTAACTCTAGAGTCTTTTCGACGATTCTTACATGGATGCAAGAAAAAACAAAAGCAGTTTTTGTTGTGGCTACAGCAAATAATATCAGCAATTTGCCACCTGAACTTCTTAGAAAAGGACGTTTTGATGAAATTTTCTTTGTTGACTTGCCTACAAAAAAAGAACGGGAAGATATATTTAGAATACATCTTAAGAAATATAATCAGGAAAAAGCAATAACTAATTTTGAATCTATTTTAGAGTCAACAGTCCACTTTAATGGAGCTGAAATAGCAGAAGCTGTTAAAGAAGCTATGTTTATAGCTTATCTAGAAGATTCGGAAAATCCTGAAATTAGTTCAGCTCATTTACTACAAGCAATCAAAGCTACAGTTCCATTAGCTAAAACTATGAGAACAAAAATTAATAAACTTAGAGAATGGGCTAAGACTAGAGCTAGATTTGCAAGTTCAGATAAAAATAATGAAGATTTACCTCTACTTCTAAATGATGATAAAAGTAAAGAGGAAGATACTAGAACACAAAGGGAAATTCAAGAAGATATATTTTAG
- a CDS encoding AAA domain-containing protein gives MYYEEDLGFGKKTINVVIRFDNKAVSWLQKESRYSFEDLKRFLNDSHIECFFKKKNEDEHYIIIPITSENINLKLTLKWLPKTHDYKVVLSKKTKLVVEEFNTNLNDSYTLARLCSYELVGFNDNPFPSKEFAELHKEICNLEISPKAYVENQRDIWTKWIEAQELILSNNSTPFSVKKYYPLLPIKGKDGNIFRYQFQVDLVKEENPEYKELEKELRKQLGLDIKVDGDTGETHMRLKDIYKGLDVLINRAPFCETYSRKEKLLCLFKLKPIFVYKKIEALLNDLGRKVKVWQGDKSGLIEIYSKNNRTVNVPKSIIKKYSLKREAFIGRIFIVDSNGLKIEDSIPSPIKTNNYNRIKDQYNSLKKVLFNKREKEIEAGANSIHFQIREVYSFVQNSEENEFDDLFWQDLKQDLFGLGFDSDDVRLNSEKRIIAFNFIDFDELEDKIEKIKGLNKFYPDRDPLAEDFEFRVKIDLLAKKNKKQLFDEKLKFLHGTEFYIERVNKKGKIERPSIGILNYYQSSMSSLLFAIPLRTKKDLKQVKKLKKYLEEDSTIITEVYPNLRGDEVKIGWLNEAMAKINTPQDQMNKKPVNTKLGEFIFDSSKAEEIYKDLSTDSEEWKQLVKHELLQLNDSQRKAVLSALYARDLALLQGPPGTGKTTVIAEMIWQMIRVNQKQKVLLTSETNLAVDNALVKLLNGNHTLVKPLRFGKVAKLENEGKKYSFDRIMKWIDKDYGETNLEDEEENEEESYLDSLGELDLEDEEEVDENHADNAVQIWMNRIASNAQIQNPKYSEIIKDWVTDMAMPETEMKELFKDKYIKHANVVGSTSSSAGSITFACEYQKLFNPDKKVELSYYDRVLEERVIEEECIGKLYKRIKNVQERYEDFDGRFKGVNNILERFIPLEFDIVITDEASKATPPELLLPMCFGKKNVIIGDHKQLPPMLHEKSFEETLLALESEEAKELAEEIDKDFVGISQFERLITHPKVSPSIKSSFNLQYRMHPQINKVIKQFYSDSEEGLEPAPQLLEHADDANLNNPFSRHHGLYYKGFITPFQHVIWVDVDAPEQESGTSRVNETEVEAIKLVLKMLRNSNGFDEYMNHWSTDKKEDQEIGLITFYGHQVKKLKEAAKYAREELKIPIRLNTVDKFQGMERNIIIVSTVRSNKLKLDSGKEVRNSDIGFAKSPKRLNVALSRARRLLIIVGNKDFFKSYIDTEGNAIYRNVINVIESEQKTQNEQSIIKYEDLVKLDSND, from the coding sequence ATGTATTACGAAGAGGATCTTGGATTTGGAAAGAAAACTATTAATGTTGTTATCAGATTTGATAACAAGGCTGTCTCTTGGTTGCAAAAAGAGTCAAGATACTCGTTTGAAGATTTAAAAAGATTTTTAAATGACTCTCATATAGAGTGTTTCTTTAAGAAAAAGAATGAAGACGAACACTATATTATTATTCCGATTACTTCAGAAAATATTAATTTGAAGTTGACCTTAAAATGGTTGCCTAAAACTCATGATTATAAGGTTGTGCTCTCAAAAAAGACGAAACTAGTCGTTGAAGAGTTTAATACTAACCTAAATGATTCATATACGTTAGCTAGGTTGTGTAGTTATGAATTGGTAGGGTTTAATGATAACCCTTTTCCTAGCAAAGAATTTGCTGAGCTTCATAAGGAAATTTGCAATCTAGAAATATCTCCAAAGGCATATGTTGAAAATCAAAGAGATATTTGGACAAAATGGATTGAAGCTCAGGAGTTAATCTTAAGTAATAATTCTACCCCATTCAGTGTAAAAAAATATTATCCACTACTTCCTATAAAGGGAAAAGATGGAAATATATTCAGATATCAATTTCAGGTTGATTTAGTAAAAGAGGAGAATCCTGAATATAAAGAATTAGAAAAAGAGTTGCGTAAACAGCTAGGCTTGGACATAAAAGTAGATGGAGATACAGGAGAAACTCATATGAGGTTGAAGGATATATACAAAGGACTTGATGTATTAATAAATCGAGCTCCTTTTTGTGAAACATACTCCAGAAAAGAAAAATTATTATGCCTTTTTAAGCTTAAGCCAATTTTTGTTTATAAAAAGATTGAAGCTTTATTAAATGATCTTGGGAGAAAAGTTAAAGTTTGGCAGGGAGATAAATCAGGTTTAATTGAAATCTACTCAAAGAACAATAGAACAGTAAATGTCCCCAAGAGTATCATAAAAAAATATTCTTTGAAGAGAGAAGCTTTTATTGGGCGGATATTTATTGTTGATAGCAATGGGTTGAAGATTGAAGACTCGATTCCTTCTCCAATAAAAACAAACAATTATAATAGAATTAAAGACCAATATAATTCTTTGAAAAAAGTATTGTTCAATAAACGTGAAAAAGAAATAGAAGCAGGAGCAAATAGCATTCATTTTCAAATTAGAGAGGTTTATTCTTTTGTTCAAAATTCAGAAGAAAATGAATTTGATGATTTATTTTGGCAAGATTTAAAACAAGATTTGTTTGGCTTAGGGTTTGACTCAGATGATGTTAGGCTAAATTCAGAGAAAAGAATAATTGCATTTAATTTCATTGATTTCGATGAACTTGAAGATAAAATTGAAAAAATAAAAGGGTTAAATAAATTCTATCCTGATAGGGATCCACTAGCAGAAGATTTTGAATTTAGAGTAAAAATCGATTTACTAGCGAAGAAAAATAAAAAGCAATTATTTGATGAAAAGCTAAAATTCCTTCATGGCACAGAGTTCTATATTGAAAGAGTAAATAAGAAAGGAAAAATAGAGAGACCCTCAATCGGTATTTTGAACTATTATCAATCTTCGATGTCTTCCTTGCTATTTGCAATTCCTTTAAGAACAAAAAAGGATTTAAAGCAAGTAAAAAAATTAAAAAAATATCTAGAGGAGGATTCAACAATTATTACAGAGGTTTATCCTAACCTGAGGGGAGATGAGGTTAAAATTGGTTGGCTAAATGAAGCAATGGCTAAAATCAATACGCCACAGGACCAAATGAATAAGAAGCCTGTGAATACTAAGTTAGGAGAATTTATTTTTGACTCATCTAAGGCGGAGGAGATTTACAAAGATCTTTCAACTGATTCAGAGGAATGGAAGCAACTAGTGAAGCATGAATTGTTACAACTTAATGATTCCCAAAGAAAAGCTGTTTTGTCAGCGTTATACGCAAGAGATTTAGCTCTTCTCCAAGGACCTCCAGGAACAGGGAAAACAACGGTTATTGCTGAAATGATTTGGCAAATGATTAGAGTTAACCAAAAGCAAAAGGTTCTATTGACTTCAGAAACTAATTTAGCCGTGGATAATGCACTAGTAAAACTGTTAAATGGAAATCATACTTTGGTTAAACCCTTACGATTTGGGAAAGTAGCAAAACTAGAAAATGAAGGTAAGAAGTACTCCTTTGATAGAATCATGAAATGGATTGATAAGGATTATGGAGAAACAAATTTAGAAGATGAAGAAGAGAATGAAGAAGAATCTTACCTTGACTCACTTGGGGAGCTGGATTTAGAAGACGAAGAGGAGGTAGATGAGAATCATGCAGATAATGCCGTTCAGATTTGGATGAATAGAATAGCATCAAATGCACAAATCCAAAATCCAAAATATTCTGAAATTATAAAGGATTGGGTCACAGATATGGCCATGCCTGAAACAGAGATGAAGGAACTTTTCAAAGATAAGTATATTAAACATGCTAATGTCGTAGGTAGTACAAGTAGTTCAGCAGGTAGTATCACTTTTGCATGTGAATATCAAAAACTATTTAATCCAGATAAAAAAGTAGAACTATCATATTACGATAGAGTTTTAGAAGAGAGAGTAATTGAGGAAGAGTGTATTGGAAAGCTTTACAAAAGAATTAAGAATGTACAAGAGAGGTATGAGGATTTTGATGGAAGATTTAAAGGAGTCAATAATATTTTAGAAAGGTTTATCCCTCTAGAGTTCGATATAGTTATTACAGATGAAGCAAGTAAAGCTACCCCTCCTGAATTGCTACTTCCCATGTGTTTTGGAAAGAAAAATGTAATCATCGGAGATCATAAACAGTTGCCTCCAATGCTACATGAAAAGAGTTTTGAAGAGACATTATTGGCCCTAGAATCAGAAGAGGCTAAAGAATTAGCCGAAGAAATAGATAAAGACTTTGTTGGGATTTCTCAATTCGAAAGGTTAATTACTCATCCTAAAGTATCTCCCTCTATTAAGAGTTCATTTAATTTGCAATATAGGATGCATCCTCAAATTAATAAAGTAATTAAGCAGTTTTATTCTGATTCAGAGGAAGGACTAGAACCTGCTCCTCAGTTACTTGAGCATGCTGACGATGCAAATCTGAATAATCCATTTTCCAGACATCATGGGTTATATTACAAAGGATTTATTACTCCTTTTCAACATGTTATTTGGGTGGATGTAGATGCTCCTGAGCAGGAAAGTGGTACATCAAGAGTTAATGAGACCGAAGTAGAAGCGATTAAGTTAGTTCTAAAAATGCTTAGAAATTCAAATGGTTTTGACGAATATATGAACCATTGGAGTACTGATAAGAAAGAGGATCAAGAAATAGGTCTGATTACTTTTTATGGGCATCAAGTCAAAAAACTTAAAGAAGCTGCTAAATATGCGAGAGAGGAGTTAAAAATCCCTATACGACTCAATACAGTTGATAAGTTCCAAGGGATGGAGCGGAATATTATTATTGTATCAACTGTGAGAAGTAATAAGTTAAAACTAGATTCTGGAAAAGAGGTAAGGAACTCAGATATAGGATTTGCTAAATCTCCAAAGAGATTAAATGTGGCTCTATCAAGAGCCAGAAGGCTTTTGATTATTGTAGGAAATAAAGATTTTTTTAAAAGTTATATTGATACAGAAGGGAATGCCATATATAGAAATGTGATTAATGTGATTGAGTCAGAGCAAAAGACTCAAAATGAACAATCAATAATTAAATACGAAGATTTAGTGAAGCTCGATAGTAATGATTAA
- a CDS encoding tetratricopeptide repeat protein yields MELYEEAFGCKKPKNTKKRTFGNLFKGLKSNYLKDYQSAIADYNSNNLTSALNNINNTIKKADINDWKHYAFRANLYETSANYNQAIEDYQTAIGYSESDIDVYALYHQIGFCYLSLGNNQKGYEFFSYAIDLKSNHPNSQLNPDQEGMDMGVLLGVTFKKMYVNRGSLLFNMNNLNESLEDCKKSLSYDQNYSNPYMLLAQIFNKAGQEDEAMKYLKISAQLGNRNAISALKQMGLL; encoded by the coding sequence ATGGAATTATATGAAGAGGCTTTTGGGTGTAAGAAACCTAAAAACACAAAAAAGAGAACATTTGGTAATTTATTTAAAGGATTAAAATCAAATTACCTAAAAGATTATCAATCTGCAATTGCAGATTATAACTCAAATAATCTTACATCTGCTCTCAACAACATTAATAATACAATTAAAAAAGCTGATATAAACGATTGGAAACATTACGCTTTTAGAGCCAACCTATATGAAACTTCAGCAAATTATAATCAAGCTATTGAAGATTATCAAACAGCAATAGGTTATTCTGAAAGTGACATAGATGTTTATGCTCTGTATCATCAAATAGGCTTTTGTTACTTAAGTTTAGGTAACAACCAGAAAGGATATGAATTCTTTTCTTATGCAATTGACTTAAAATCCAACCATCCCAACAGTCAACTCAACCCCGATCAAGAAGGTATGGATATGGGAGTGCTATTAGGGGTAACTTTTAAGAAAATGTATGTAAACAGAGGAAGTCTCTTATTCAATATGAATAACCTAAATGAAAGTCTTGAGGATTGTAAAAAATCACTAAGCTATGATCAAAACTACTCAAACCCATATATGCTTTTAGCTCAGATATTTAATAAAGCAGGACAAGAAGATGAAGCAATGAAATATCTAAAAATATCTGCACAGTTGGGAAATAGGAATGCTATTTCAGCTTTAAAACAAATGGGCTTGTTGTAA